One genomic region from Solwaraspora sp. WMMD792 encodes:
- a CDS encoding gamma-glutamyltransferase, translating to MSIEIALAAPHPSALDAAADVVAAGGGVVDAALAAAAALTVAYPHQCSAGGDLIALVRTPDDRIRAVLSVGAAAAGVDVAALRAAGDRMPPGGPLTVTVPGVVAGWAALADLGGRLPLARVLAPAVELAAGGVPVSPGLAAAILRRLDVVRADPGLAALLLDGDGTPLPAGAVLRQPALARTLGTIGADWRDYYQGELAEALAAGLAALGSPLTTADLAGHAAEVTDPLRYAAAGSEVTWSVAPPPSQGVTLLAMLASAGRAADGDPAASGATNVWPADAAAALATARTAEQRRDTLLGDPRIGPVDLDGLLLRTDPPAGPLPPPGPKPAGDTVAVTAVGNDGTTVTLIQSVFQTFGAGICEPGTGLVLHNRGSVFSLDPAHPGRLRPGARPPHTLCPAIATGPDRVVALGCQGGRAQPWILAQVAADALTTADPAGLLARPRWVIGARDVGQDRPSLLLEPDTPATDALRAAATDLNLRVVQLPQRHDDAGHVQLARRTPAGLDAASDPRADGAARVLRGH from the coding sequence ATGTCGATCGAGATCGCGCTCGCCGCACCACATCCGTCCGCGTTGGACGCCGCCGCCGACGTGGTGGCGGCCGGCGGTGGCGTCGTCGACGCAGCCCTCGCCGCCGCCGCCGCGCTCACCGTCGCCTACCCGCACCAGTGCTCGGCCGGCGGTGACCTGATCGCCCTGGTCCGCACCCCCGACGACCGGATCCGGGCGGTGCTGTCGGTCGGCGCGGCCGCCGCCGGCGTCGACGTCGCGGCGCTGCGCGCAGCCGGGGACCGGATGCCACCCGGCGGTCCGCTGACCGTCACCGTGCCCGGTGTCGTCGCCGGCTGGGCCGCGCTCGCCGATCTCGGCGGCCGGCTGCCGCTGGCCCGGGTGCTGGCACCCGCCGTCGAGTTGGCCGCCGGCGGCGTCCCGGTCAGCCCCGGCCTGGCCGCGGCGATCCTGCGCAGGCTCGACGTGGTCCGCGCCGATCCCGGCCTGGCCGCGCTGCTGCTCGACGGCGACGGTACGCCGCTGCCGGCCGGAGCGGTGCTGCGCCAGCCGGCGCTGGCCCGCACCCTCGGCACCATCGGCGCCGACTGGCGCGACTACTACCAGGGCGAACTCGCCGAGGCGCTGGCCGCCGGGCTGGCCGCACTCGGCAGCCCGCTGACCACCGCCGACCTGGCCGGGCATGCTGCCGAGGTCACCGATCCACTGCGGTACGCCGCCGCCGGCTCCGAGGTGACCTGGTCGGTCGCGCCGCCGCCCAGCCAGGGCGTCACCCTGCTGGCCATGCTCGCCAGCGCCGGCCGCGCCGCCGACGGCGACCCGGCCGCCAGCGGTGCCACCAACGTTTGGCCCGCTGACGCGGCCGCCGCGCTGGCCACCGCCCGGACCGCCGAACAGCGCCGCGACACCCTGCTCGGTGATCCCCGGATCGGCCCGGTCGACCTCGACGGGCTGCTGCTGCGCACCGACCCGCCGGCCGGGCCGCTGCCACCGCCCGGCCCGAAACCGGCCGGCGACACCGTGGCGGTCACCGCCGTCGGCAACGACGGCACCACCGTCACCCTGATCCAGAGCGTCTTCCAGACGTTCGGCGCCGGTATCTGCGAACCGGGCACCGGCCTGGTGCTGCACAACCGGGGGTCGGTGTTCAGCCTCGATCCGGCCCACCCCGGCCGGCTGCGCCCCGGTGCCCGGCCACCGCACACCCTCTGCCCGGCGATCGCCACCGGCCCGGACCGGGTCGTCGCGCTCGGCTGCCAGGGCGGCCGGGCCCAGCCGTGGATCCTGGCCCAGGTCGCCGCCGACGCGCTGACCACCGCCGACCCGGCCGGCCTGCTGGCCCGCCCCCGCTGGGTGATCGGTGCCCGCGACGTCGGCCAGGACCGGCCCAGCCTGCTGCTCGAACCCGACACCCCGGCCACCGACGCGCTGCGGGCCGCCGCCACCGATCTCAACCTGCGGGTGGTGCAGTTGCCACAGCGCCACGACGACGCCGGGCACGTCCAACTGGCCCGGCGCACCCCCGCCGGCCTCGACGCGGCCAGCGACCCCCGCGCCGACGGCGCCGCCCGGGTGCTGCGGGGCCACTGA
- a CDS encoding cyclase family protein: MKIYDITLPIHPKMLHWGRKPEVEIVESLANGDASNVTRWRLGAHTGTHVDAPAHFVDGATPIDEVALETLVGPAVVADLTAVDGDVTVADLVAAGIAGATRVLLKTSNSAGPLRETERAESWVGLSPEAARWLIDQQVALIGIDYLTIESHRRTDTWDAHHALLGSGVIILENADLDAVPPGEYELVCLPTKLVGADGAFARTILIQRD, from the coding sequence GTGAAGATCTACGACATCACCCTGCCGATCCACCCGAAGATGCTGCACTGGGGCCGCAAACCCGAGGTGGAGATCGTCGAGTCGCTGGCCAACGGCGATGCCTCCAACGTCACCCGGTGGCGGCTCGGCGCGCACACCGGCACCCACGTCGACGCACCGGCGCACTTCGTCGACGGTGCCACCCCGATCGACGAGGTGGCGCTGGAGACCCTGGTCGGCCCGGCCGTGGTCGCCGACCTGACCGCCGTCGACGGGGACGTGACCGTCGCCGACCTGGTCGCCGCCGGAATCGCCGGTGCCACCCGGGTGCTGCTCAAGACCAGCAACTCGGCCGGCCCGCTGCGCGAGACCGAACGCGCCGAATCCTGGGTCGGGCTCTCCCCGGAGGCCGCCCGCTGGCTGATCGACCAGCAGGTCGCGCTGATCGGCATCGACTACCTGACCATCGAGAGCCACCGGCGCACCGACACCTGGGACGCCCACCACGCGCTGCTCGGCTCCGGCGTGATCATCCTGGAGAACGCCGACCTGGATGCCGTGCCGCCAGGGGAGTACGAACTGGTCTGCCTGCCGACGAAACTGGTCGGCGCCGACGGGGCGTTCGCCCGTACCATCCTGATCCAGCGCGACTGA
- a CDS encoding creatininase family protein, translated as MSEPSRTDLDRPALAAELGGPGTPVAWADLTWPEAGQTATVVDSVIIPVGATEQHGPHLPLAVDTLICDAVARDVSALTGVPVVPPIGYGVSASHGDFAGTIALRPETLIAVVEDVIDSLHASGVRQFILLNGHIWNNGSLDVSAEKLRVRHRDSRVRALAYVTMYPGPEVDGHVYHGRGLMHANYFETSVMLHLYPDLVRMDKATSHRDVDSFWDYRMDQVSDTGVWGRDVADATAEHGRAEFDRCVATTARAVAAAVREPWPDPTHRP; from the coding sequence GTGTCTGAACCGTCCCGCACCGACCTTGACCGGCCGGCTCTCGCCGCCGAGCTCGGCGGCCCCGGCACGCCGGTCGCCTGGGCCGACCTGACCTGGCCGGAGGCCGGCCAGACGGCGACCGTCGTCGACTCGGTGATCATCCCGGTCGGCGCCACCGAACAGCACGGCCCGCACCTGCCGCTCGCTGTCGACACGCTGATCTGCGACGCGGTCGCCCGCGACGTCTCCGCGCTCACCGGCGTGCCGGTGGTGCCCCCCATCGGGTACGGCGTCTCCGCCTCACACGGCGACTTCGCCGGCACCATCGCGCTGCGCCCGGAGACCCTGATCGCCGTCGTCGAGGACGTCATCGACTCACTGCATGCCAGCGGCGTACGGCAATTTATCCTCCTCAATGGGCATATCTGGAACAACGGCTCGCTCGACGTCTCCGCCGAGAAGCTACGGGTACGCCACCGCGACTCACGGGTACGGGCGTTGGCCTACGTGACCATGTACCCCGGACCGGAGGTCGACGGGCACGTCTACCACGGGCGCGGGCTGATGCACGCCAACTACTTCGAGACCTCGGTGATGCTGCACCTGTATCCGGACCTGGTCCGGATGGACAAGGCCACCTCGCACCGCGACGTCGACTCGTTCTGGGACTACCGGATGGACCAGGTCAGCGACACCGGCGTGTGGGGCCGCGACGTCGCCGACGCCACCGCCGAGCACGGCCGGGCCGAGTTCGACCGCTGCGTCGCCACCACCGCCCGGGCCGTCGCCGCCGCCGTACGCGAACCCTGGCCCGACCCCACCCACCGGCCCTGA